The Devosia sp. SD17-2 genome includes a region encoding these proteins:
- a CDS encoding ABC transporter permease, with protein sequence MTDTTHTRHLPDRLDSPVRAAVLSWESLLVLVAVAIFVANSFASPYFLNAWSLSDLTFNFTEKAIIALAMALVIITGEIDLSVASIIALASTLMGLALQFGADTPMLVAVGVAVGIACGAFNGFLVTGLKLPSIVVTIGTMSLFRGIAYIILGDQSFKGYPASFSWFGQGYVWWVISFELVLFLVAAVIFYVLLHHTNFGRRVFAIGNNATAAQFSGVRVDRIKFVLFCLTGLMSGIAAVLLTARLGSTRPSIAQGFELEVITMVVLGGVSILGGSGSIIGVVLAALIMGLVTFGLGLLNVPGIVMSIFIGALLIVVIALPILFKMWKQRTA encoded by the coding sequence ATGACTGACACCACGCACACCCGTCATCTGCCGGATCGGCTGGATAGTCCCGTTCGGGCGGCGGTGTTGAGTTGGGAGAGCCTGTTGGTGCTGGTGGCGGTGGCGATCTTTGTCGCCAATTCCTTTGCCTCGCCCTATTTCCTCAATGCCTGGAGCCTGTCGGATCTGACGTTCAATTTCACCGAAAAGGCGATCATTGCGCTGGCGATGGCGCTGGTGATTATCACCGGGGAGATTGATCTTTCGGTGGCGTCAATCATTGCGCTGGCCTCGACGCTGATGGGGCTGGCGCTGCAGTTTGGGGCGGATACGCCCATGCTGGTGGCGGTGGGCGTGGCGGTCGGCATTGCCTGCGGGGCGTTTAACGGGTTTCTGGTGACGGGGCTGAAACTGCCGTCCATCGTCGTCACCATCGGCACGATGAGCCTATTTCGCGGGATCGCTTACATCATCCTCGGGGACCAGAGTTTTAAGGGCTATCCGGCGAGTTTTTCCTGGTTCGGGCAGGGCTATGTCTGGTGGGTGATCTCGTTCGAGCTGGTGCTGTTCCTGGTCGCGGCGGTGATCTTTTATGTGCTGCTGCACCATACCAATTTCGGGCGACGGGTGTTCGCCATCGGCAATAATGCGACGGCGGCGCAGTTTTCCGGCGTGCGGGTGGACCGGATCAAATTCGTGCTGTTCTGCCTCACGGGGCTCATGAGCGGGATCGCCGCTGTGCTGCTGACGGCGCGGTTGGGCTCGACCCGGCCCTCGATTGCGCAGGGGTTTGAGCTCGAGGTGATCACCATGGTGGTGCTGGGCGGGGTGTCGATCCTGGGTGGATCGGGCTCGATCATCGGGGTGGTGCTGGCCGCGCTGATCATGGGGCTCGTCACCTTCGGGCTGGGGCTGCTCAACGTGCCGGGGATTGTGATGTCGATTTTCATCGGGGCGCTGCTGATCGTGGTCATCGCGCTGCCGATCCTTTTCAAAATGTGGAAGCAGCGCACGGCATGA
- a CDS encoding ABC transporter permease, which produces MNRLLRTRELWLALAILAVLVLVTIRFPRFAQPGNLLTIFNDTSILMMLALGQMAVILTRSIDLSMASNLALTGMIVAMANAAFPMVPIPLLIAASIAIGAGLGAFNGVLVWKLDIPPIVVTLGTLTIFRGLVFVISGGAWVNAAQMSPDFIQLQRGAFLGLPILSWFAIVVAALVFVLMTRTPQGRAFYAIGVNPTASVYTGINVGQTKFWAFVLSGAISGLCGYLWISRYVIASVEVASGYELTIIAACVIGGVSIAGGIGTVAGALLGALFLGVVNNALPVIGVSPFWQMAISGAAILIAVVLNARGETRKGRVILKRASA; this is translated from the coding sequence ATGAACCGGCTTCTGAGAACCCGCGAACTCTGGTTGGCGCTGGCCATTCTCGCCGTGCTGGTGCTGGTGACGATCCGCTTTCCGCGCTTTGCCCAGCCGGGCAATCTGCTGACCATTTTCAACGACACGTCCATTCTGATGATGCTGGCGCTGGGGCAGATGGCGGTCATTCTGACCCGCTCCATTGACCTGTCCATGGCGTCGAACCTAGCGCTGACCGGCATGATCGTCGCCATGGCCAATGCGGCATTTCCGATGGTCCCGATCCCGCTGTTGATAGCGGCCAGTATCGCAATTGGCGCGGGGCTGGGGGCGTTCAACGGCGTGCTGGTGTGGAAGCTCGATATTCCGCCCATCGTGGTGACGCTGGGGACCCTCACGATTTTTCGCGGACTGGTGTTCGTGATTTCGGGCGGGGCCTGGGTCAACGCGGCGCAGATGAGCCCGGATTTCATCCAGCTCCAGCGCGGGGCGTTTCTGGGGCTGCCGATCTTGAGTTGGTTTGCCATTGTGGTGGCGGCGCTGGTTTTTGTGCTGATGACGCGCACGCCGCAGGGCCGGGCGTTTTACGCCATCGGCGTCAATCCGACGGCCTCGGTCTATACCGGCATCAATGTGGGGCAGACTAAATTCTGGGCCTTCGTGCTCTCCGGGGCCATTTCCGGGCTCTGCGGCTATCTCTGGATTTCCCGCTATGTGATCGCCTCGGTGGAAGTGGCGAGTGGCTATGAGCTGACCATTATCGCCGCCTGCGTGATCGGCGGGGTGTCGATCGCCGGGGGCATCGGCACGGTGGCCGGGGCGCTTCTGGGGGCGCTGTTCCTCGGTGTCGTGAACAACGCGCTGCCGGTGATCGGCGTCTCCCCGTTCTGGCAGATGGCGATCTCGGGGGCCGCGATCCTGATCGCGGTGGTGCTCAATGCGCGCGGGGAAACGCGGAAGGGCCGGGTGATTTTGAAGAGGGCTTCCGCATGA
- a CDS encoding sugar ABC transporter ATP-binding protein: protein MTEPILTLSGISKSFPGVRALHEVALELYPGQVTALIGENGAGKSTLVKVMTGIYQPDAGVIRVGGKVVRLPTAHSASAAGITAIHQETVLFDDLSVAENIYLGHAPKTRFGMIDWKTMRREAQLTLDSMAAGIDADMPLKELGIAKKHLVAVARALSVDAQVVIMDEPTAALSQKEIEELYVLVELLKKDGKAILFISHKFDEIYRIADRYTVFRDGEMVGKGMIADTPQGEIVRMMVGRSVDQIFPKRETAIGEPVLAVEGLGHPTEFENISFAVRKGEILGFYGLVGAGRSEVMQAVFGMTPVSAGSMTLEGRAIAPKSPADAVEAGIVYVPEERGKQGVITGEPIFKNVSLPSLGKTSRSGFLRMAEEFKLSRTYTGRLDLRASSLSQNVSTLSGGNQQKVVIAKWLATLPKVIILDEPTKGIDIGSKAAVHEFMGELVAQGLSVIMVSSELPEILGMSDRIVVMRDGLVVDTLVNDGLAPEPLVRLAAGIVEDAA, encoded by the coding sequence ATGACCGAACCCATCCTCACCCTTTCCGGCATATCCAAGAGCTTTCCCGGCGTGCGGGCACTGCATGAGGTGGCGCTGGAGCTTTATCCCGGCCAGGTAACCGCGCTGATCGGGGAGAATGGCGCGGGAAAATCGACCTTGGTGAAAGTGATGACCGGCATCTACCAGCCGGACGCCGGCGTAATCCGGGTGGGCGGAAAAGTGGTGCGCCTGCCGACCGCGCATTCGGCGTCGGCGGCGGGGATTACGGCGATCCATCAGGAAACCGTGCTGTTCGATGATCTGAGCGTAGCGGAAAACATCTATCTCGGCCATGCGCCAAAGACGCGCTTCGGGATGATCGACTGGAAGACGATGCGGCGCGAGGCGCAGCTGACGCTCGATTCCATGGCGGCCGGGATTGATGCTGATATGCCGCTCAAGGAGCTGGGCATTGCCAAGAAGCACCTCGTGGCGGTGGCGCGGGCGCTGAGCGTTGATGCGCAGGTGGTCATCATGGATGAGCCGACCGCGGCGCTCAGCCAGAAGGAAATCGAGGAGCTTTATGTGCTCGTCGAGCTCTTGAAAAAGGACGGCAAGGCCATCCTCTTCATCTCCCACAAATTCGATGAAATCTATCGCATCGCCGACCGCTACACCGTGTTCCGCGATGGCGAAATGGTGGGTAAGGGGATGATCGCCGACACGCCCCAGGGCGAAATCGTGCGCATGATGGTGGGGCGCTCGGTCGACCAGATTTTTCCCAAGCGTGAGACCGCGATCGGGGAGCCCGTGCTGGCGGTCGAGGGGCTGGGCCATCCAACCGAGTTCGAGAATATCTCCTTTGCGGTGCGCAAGGGCGAGATACTGGGTTTTTACGGGCTCGTTGGCGCGGGGCGCTCCGAGGTGATGCAGGCCGTGTTCGGCATGACGCCGGTTTCGGCGGGCAGCATGACGCTCGAGGGCAGGGCCATTGCGCCCAAATCCCCGGCCGACGCGGTGGAGGCCGGGATCGTCTATGTGCCCGAAGAGCGCGGCAAGCAGGGCGTCATTACCGGCGAGCCCATTTTCAAGAATGTCTCGCTCCCCAGCCTTGGTAAGACCAGCCGGTCCGGCTTTCTGCGCATGGCGGAAGAGTTCAAGCTTTCGCGCACTTATACGGGGCGGCTGGATCTGCGCGCCTCATCGCTCAGCCAGAATGTGTCGACGCTTTCGGGGGGCAATCAGCAGAAGGTGGTTATCGCCAAGTGGCTGGCAACGCTGCCGAAAGTGATCATTCTCGATGAGCCGACCAAGGGGATTGATATCGGCTCGAAAGCGGCGGTGCATGAATTCATGGGCGAACTGGTGGCGCAGGGGCTCAGCGTCATCATGGTCTCGTCCGAACTCCCCGAAATTTTGGGTATGAGCGACCGGATTGTGGTGATGCGCGACGGGCTGGTGGTGGACACATTGGTCAATGACGGGCTTGCGCCGGAACCGCTGGTGCGGCTGGCCGCGGGCATTGTGGAGGACGCGGCATGA
- the rhaS gene encoding rhamnose ABC transporter substrate-binding protein, translating into MKVWKLLAATATAAVLLATPAMAQTRIALVVKSLGNGFFDAANKGAQEAAAEIGDIEVIYTGPTTATAEAQIEVVNSLIAQQVDAIAISANDPDALVPALQRAMERGIKVVSFDSGVAEAGRQIHLNPSDIDLIGETIIKLAADYLPEGGDVAILSAASTATNQNAWIEAAKAVIPEKFPNINLVATVYGDDDSVKSTEEARGLIAAYPDLKAIIAPTTVGVVAAAQVVTDQNLIGKVNVTGLALPSEFKQFIDNGASQAVALWNPIDLGYSAVFLAKALVDGEEAAPGATFSIGKVGEVTLDDTNAAAMAAPFQFDKSNIEEFSKIY; encoded by the coding sequence ATGAAAGTCTGGAAACTGCTTGCCGCAACCGCGACGGCTGCCGTGCTGCTGGCGACGCCCGCCATGGCGCAGACCCGTATCGCGCTGGTCGTCAAATCGTTGGGTAATGGCTTTTTCGACGCCGCCAACAAGGGCGCCCAGGAAGCTGCAGCCGAAATCGGCGATATCGAAGTGATCTACACCGGCCCGACCACGGCCACCGCCGAAGCCCAGATCGAAGTGGTCAATTCGCTGATCGCCCAGCAGGTCGACGCCATTGCCATCTCGGCCAATGACCCGGACGCGCTGGTGCCGGCGCTGCAGCGCGCCATGGAGCGCGGCATCAAGGTGGTGTCGTTTGATAGTGGCGTTGCCGAAGCCGGTCGCCAGATCCACCTCAACCCGTCCGATATCGATCTGATCGGCGAAACCATCATCAAGCTGGCGGCGGACTATCTGCCTGAGGGCGGCGACGTCGCCATTCTCTCGGCCGCTTCGACCGCGACCAACCAGAATGCCTGGATCGAGGCCGCCAAGGCGGTCATTCCGGAAAAATTCCCCAATATCAATCTCGTCGCCACCGTCTATGGCGATGACGACAGCGTGAAATCGACCGAAGAGGCCCGTGGGCTGATTGCAGCTTATCCTGATCTCAAGGCCATCATCGCTCCGACCACGGTGGGTGTTGTGGCCGCGGCGCAGGTGGTGACCGACCAGAACCTCATCGGCAAGGTCAATGTCACCGGGCTCGCGCTGCCGTCCGAGTTCAAGCAGTTCATCGACAATGGCGCGAGCCAGGCGGTGGCGCTGTGGAACCCGATCGACCTCGGCTATTCGGCCGTGTTCCTGGCCAAGGCGCTGGTCGATGGCGAGGAAGCGGCTCCGGGCGCGACCTTCTCCATCGGCAAGGTGGGCGAAGTGACGCTGGACGACACCAATGCCGCCGCCATGGCCGCGCCGTTCCAGTTCGACAAGTCCAATATCGAAGAGTTCTCCAAGATCTACTGA
- a CDS encoding DeoR/GlpR family DNA-binding transcription regulator, producing MHETERHRVIIAAVQSRPVITVAELCEITGSSEATIRRDIGALDVQGKLRRVRGGAEAINPPAQGELMGRPFSVNETLNIKQKRAIARAAAEMCRDGEPIIINGGTTTYQMVHFLTGKRVSVFTNSFAIAEFLIHNSRCSVVIPGGTVYREQNVILSPFGGVVASHFYAKRMFIGCQGIGPHGLMEADPMVVQSELALIGQADEVIVLADSTKFSGRSSLILCGLDRISAVITDSGIRDEDRQMLETAGVRLIVADATTAAEVEEDLAEATL from the coding sequence TTGCACGAAACAGAACGGCATCGGGTCATTATCGCTGCGGTACAGTCTCGGCCGGTCATTACCGTCGCCGAATTGTGCGAGATTACTGGCTCGTCCGAAGCAACCATTCGGCGCGATATTGGTGCGCTCGATGTGCAGGGCAAGCTGCGGCGGGTGCGCGGCGGGGCCGAGGCGATCAATCCGCCGGCCCAGGGCGAACTGATGGGACGGCCGTTTTCCGTCAATGAAACGCTCAATATCAAGCAGAAGCGCGCAATTGCCCGCGCAGCTGCCGAGATGTGCCGGGATGGCGAGCCGATCATCATCAATGGCGGCACGACGACCTATCAGATGGTGCATTTCCTCACCGGCAAGCGGGTCAGCGTTTTCACCAATTCCTTCGCCATTGCCGAATTCCTGATCCACAATTCGCGCTGCTCGGTGGTGATCCCCGGGGGCACCGTCTATCGCGAGCAGAACGTCATCCTCTCGCCGTTCGGCGGGGTGGTGGCGAGCCATTTTTACGCCAAGCGCATGTTTATCGGCTGCCAGGGGATCGGGCCGCATGGCCTGATGGAGGCCGACCCCATGGTCGTGCAGTCTGAACTGGCGCTGATCGGGCAGGCCGACGAGGTGATCGTCCTGGCCGATTCTACCAAATTTTCGGGACGCTCGAGCCTCATCCTGTGTGGGCTCGACCGAATTTCCGCTGTCATCACAGACAGCGGTATCCGCGACGAAGACCGCCAGATGCTGGAGACGGCAGGTGTGAGGCTTATCGTGGCGGACGCGACGACAGCGGCCGAGGTGGAGGAAGACCTGGCCGAGGCGACACTTTGA
- a CDS encoding bifunctional rhamnulose-1-phosphate aldolase/short-chain dehydrogenase has protein sequence MSTAPKRLANLWDDAKAASMTEPERLVYRSNLLGSDKRVTNYGGGNTSSKIWQKDPLTGQDVEVLWVKGSGGDNASIKLDGFATLYMDKLRALKGLYRGVEFEDEMVGYLPHATFNLNPRASSIDTPLHAYVNRPYVDHMHPDAIIAIAASKNSRELTQQIFGDTIGWLPWKKPGFELGLWLEKFALENPSAKGAILESHGLFTWGDTPKECYETTIAIINQAIEWFEKETEGKTIFGGQAVSSLDAKARRAVAARLMPKIRGFISEDSFKLGHFDDSAAVLEFVNSNNLRPLAALGTSCPDHFLRTKIRPLVIDFDPANPNVDAVIAGLDQQVADYRADYAAYYDRCKHDNSPAIRDPNAVVYLIPGVGMITFAKDKATARISGEFYVNAINVMRGASTVSEYQGLPEQEAFDIEYWLLEEAKLQRMPKPKSLAGKIAIVTGGAGGIGKATAARLLREGACVVLADIDETALAAATEELGSVFGADFVRPVKINVTQEETVISGFAHAVVEFGGLDILVSNAGIASSAPIEDTSLELWNKNMDILSTGYFLVSREAFRLFRHQKIGGNVVFVASKNGLAASPNASAYCTAKAAEIHLARCLALEGAEAQIRVNVVNPDAVLRGSKIWAGEWLEQRASTYKTDKDGLEEMYRQRSMLKRSVFPEDIAEAIYFFASEASAKSTGNILNVDAGNAQSFPR, from the coding sequence ATGTCCACCGCGCCCAAGCGCCTTGCCAATCTCTGGGATGATGCCAAGGCCGCATCCATGACCGAGCCGGAGCGTCTCGTCTACCGCTCGAACCTGCTCGGCTCGGACAAGCGGGTCACCAATTATGGTGGCGGCAACACCTCCTCGAAGATCTGGCAGAAGGATCCGCTGACCGGCCAGGACGTCGAAGTACTCTGGGTCAAGGGCTCGGGCGGCGACAATGCCTCGATCAAACTCGATGGCTTTGCCACGCTCTATATGGACAAGCTGAGGGCCCTCAAGGGCCTTTATCGCGGCGTCGAATTCGAAGACGAGATGGTGGGCTACCTCCCCCACGCCACCTTCAATCTTAATCCACGCGCCTCCTCCATCGACACCCCGCTCCATGCCTATGTGAACCGGCCCTATGTCGATCACATGCATCCGGACGCGATCATCGCCATTGCCGCCTCGAAGAATTCGCGCGAGCTGACCCAGCAGATTTTCGGCGACACCATCGGCTGGCTACCCTGGAAAAAGCCCGGTTTCGAACTGGGCCTGTGGCTCGAAAAATTCGCCCTCGAGAACCCCAGTGCCAAGGGCGCCATCCTCGAAAGCCACGGCCTCTTCACCTGGGGCGACACCCCCAAGGAATGCTACGAGACCACCATTGCCATCATCAATCAGGCCATCGAGTGGTTTGAGAAAGAGACCGAGGGCAAGACCATTTTCGGTGGCCAGGCTGTCTCCTCGCTCGACGCTAAGGCCCGCCGCGCCGTCGCCGCGCGCCTCATGCCAAAGATCCGCGGCTTCATCTCCGAAGACAGTTTTAAACTCGGCCATTTCGACGACAGCGCTGCCGTCCTCGAATTCGTCAATTCCAACAATCTCCGTCCGCTGGCGGCGCTGGGCACCTCCTGCCCCGACCATTTCCTGCGCACCAAGATCCGTCCGCTGGTCATCGACTTCGATCCCGCCAATCCGAACGTTGATGCCGTCATCGCCGGCCTCGACCAGCAGGTGGCCGATTATCGCGCCGACTACGCGGCCTATTACGACCGCTGCAAGCACGACAACTCCCCAGCCATCCGTGATCCCAATGCCGTGGTCTATCTGATCCCCGGCGTCGGCATGATCACCTTTGCCAAGGACAAGGCTACCGCCCGCATTTCCGGCGAGTTCTACGTCAACGCCATCAATGTGATGCGCGGCGCCTCAACCGTTTCGGAATATCAGGGCCTGCCCGAGCAGGAAGCCTTCGACATCGAATATTGGCTGCTTGAAGAAGCCAAGCTCCAGCGCATGCCCAAGCCGAAGTCGCTTGCCGGCAAAATTGCCATCGTCACCGGCGGCGCCGGCGGCATCGGCAAGGCGACCGCTGCCCGACTGCTGCGCGAAGGCGCCTGTGTCGTCCTCGCCGATATCGACGAGACCGCACTCGCCGCTGCCACGGAGGAGCTTGGCTCCGTCTTTGGCGCCGACTTCGTCCGGCCCGTAAAAATCAACGTCACCCAGGAAGAAACAGTCATTTCCGGCTTCGCCCATGCCGTGGTGGAATTTGGCGGGCTCGACATCCTGGTCTCCAACGCCGGCATCGCCTCTTCCGCACCGATCGAGGACACCTCGCTCGAATTGTGGAACAAGAACATGGACATCCTCTCCACCGGCTACTTCCTCGTGTCGCGCGAGGCGTTCCGCCTCTTCCGCCACCAGAAAATCGGCGGCAATGTCGTCTTCGTGGCCTCCAAGAATGGCCTTGCCGCTTCCCCCAACGCGTCAGCCTATTGCACCGCCAAGGCCGCCGAGATCCATCTCGCCCGGTGCTTGGCGCTCGAAGGCGCTGAAGCCCAGATCCGCGTCAACGTCGTCAATCCAGACGCCGTGCTGCGCGGTTCAAAGATCTGGGCCGGCGAATGGCTCGAGCAGCGTGCCTCGACCTACAAGACGGACAAGGACGGTCTCGAAGAAATGTACCGTCAGCGCTCCATGCTCAAGCGCTCGGTCTTCCCCGAGGACATCGCCGAAGCCATCTACTTCTTCGCATCCGAAGCGTCGGCAAAGTCCACCGGCAACATCCTCAACGTCGACGCCGGCAACGCCCAGTCGTTCCCGCGGTAG
- the rhaI gene encoding L-rhamnose catabolism isomerase, translating into MTEYIIDLSTLEAENATRVDDLHADYVSLGERLDRRGVSIDAIKDKVAAFSVAVPSWGVGTGGTRFAKFPGKGEPRDIFDKIEDCAVIAQLTQATRTISLHIPWDKADPNRLKQAASRFNLGFDAMNSNTFSDAKGQLLSYKFGSLSAYDKATRNQAIEHNLECIEIGKTIGSKALTIWIGDGSNFPGQVNFADQFANYLDSAKTIYAALPDDWHVYTEHKMYEPAFYSTVVQDWGTNYMIAKELGDKALCLVDLGHHAPNVNIEMIVSRLAQFGKLGGFHFNDSKYGDDDLDAGSIDPYRLFLVFNELVDIESRDENFHPAHMLDQSHNVTDPIESLMLSASDVQRSYAQALLVDRVSLLAAQNANDALAATQELRKAFRTDVEPILAMARLEQGGAIDPLATYRASGYRAKVADIRPAVEGGSGGIV; encoded by the coding sequence ATGACCGAATACATCATCGACCTATCCACGCTCGAAGCTGAAAACGCCACGCGCGTCGATGATTTGCATGCCGACTACGTCTCCCTTGGCGAGCGCCTCGACCGTCGCGGCGTCTCCATCGACGCGATCAAGGACAAGGTGGCGGCCTTCTCCGTCGCCGTCCCCTCCTGGGGCGTCGGCACGGGCGGCACGCGCTTTGCCAAGTTCCCCGGCAAGGGTGAGCCGCGCGATATCTTCGACAAGATCGAAGATTGCGCCGTCATCGCCCAGCTGACCCAGGCCACGCGCACCATCTCGCTGCATATCCCGTGGGACAAGGCCGATCCGAACCGCCTCAAGCAGGCCGCCAGCCGGTTCAACCTCGGTTTTGACGCGATGAACTCGAACACCTTCTCGGACGCCAAGGGGCAGTTGCTGAGCTACAAGTTCGGCTCACTCTCCGCCTATGACAAGGCGACCCGCAACCAGGCCATCGAGCACAATCTCGAATGTATCGAGATCGGCAAGACCATCGGTTCGAAGGCCCTCACCATCTGGATCGGCGACGGCTCCAACTTCCCCGGCCAGGTCAATTTCGCCGATCAGTTCGCCAATTATCTCGACTCGGCCAAAACCATCTACGCCGCCCTGCCCGACGACTGGCACGTCTATACCGAACACAAGATGTACGAGCCGGCTTTCTATTCGACGGTCGTGCAGGATTGGGGCACCAATTACATGATCGCCAAGGAGCTCGGCGACAAGGCGCTCTGCCTGGTTGACCTCGGCCACCATGCGCCCAACGTCAATATCGAGATGATCGTCTCGCGCCTTGCCCAGTTCGGCAAGCTCGGCGGCTTCCACTTCAACGACAGCAAATATGGCGACGACGATCTCGACGCCGGCTCGATCGATCCCTACCGCCTGTTCCTCGTTTTCAACGAGCTGGTCGACATCGAAAGTCGGGACGAGAATTTCCACCCGGCCCACATGCTCGACCAGAGCCACAATGTCACCGACCCGATCGAGTCGCTGATGCTGTCGGCCTCCGACGTTCAGCGCTCCTATGCACAGGCGCTGCTGGTCGATCGCGTTTCGCTTCTGGCCGCTCAAAATGCCAACGATGCGCTGGCCGCTACACAGGAACTGCGAAAAGCATTCCGCACCGATGTCGAGCCGATCCTCGCCATGGCGCGCCTCGAACAGGGTGGCGCCATCGACCCGCTCGCCACCTATCGCGCCTCGGGCTATCGCGCCAAGGTTGCCGACATCCGTCCTGCTGTCGAGGGTGGCTCGGGCGGCATCGTCTGA
- the ybaK gene encoding Cys-tRNA(Pro) deacylase, whose amino-acid sequence MSKTTPATLALGKANVAFTLATYEYDPNAERVGLQAAESMGVSPDQVFKTLMAELDGKPICAIVPSDEEVNMKKLAAALGGKSAHMMKPADAERLTGYKVGGISPLGQRKAVPTALDELATLHEEIFINGGQRGLQIRIRPDDLVAALKCTLADLVR is encoded by the coding sequence ATGTCGAAAACAACACCTGCCACCCTGGCTCTCGGCAAGGCCAATGTCGCCTTTACCCTCGCCACCTATGAGTACGACCCCAACGCCGAGCGCGTGGGGTTGCAAGCTGCTGAATCCATGGGGGTTTCGCCCGACCAGGTCTTCAAGACGCTGATGGCCGAGCTCGACGGCAAGCCGATCTGCGCCATCGTCCCCTCCGACGAGGAGGTGAATATGAAAAAGCTCGCAGCGGCGCTGGGCGGCAAGTCGGCCCATATGATGAAGCCCGCCGACGCCGAACGTCTCACGGGCTATAAAGTGGGCGGAATCAGTCCCTTGGGCCAGCGCAAGGCGGTGCCGACTGCCCTCGACGAACTCGCGACCCTGCACGAGGAAATCTTCATCAACGGCGGCCAGCGCGGTCTTCAGATCCGCATCCGTCCGGATGATCTCGTCGCCGCACTCAAGTGTACGCTGGCCGACCTCGTTCGATAA
- a CDS encoding DUF1127 domain-containing protein has product MNIAKKIADFARYQRTLRELNSLDSRQLNDLGITRSDIRSIARGTYTA; this is encoded by the coding sequence ATGAACATCGCAAAGAAAATCGCCGATTTCGCTCGCTACCAGCGCACGCTGCGTGAACTCAACTCGCTCGACAGCCGTCAGCTTAACGACCTCGGCATCACTCGCAGCGACATCCGTTCGATCGCACGCGGCACCTACACTGCCTAA
- the cydX gene encoding cytochrome bd-I oxidase subunit CydX has product MWYFAWILGVSLACAFGILNAMWFELREDRRVAREEGREPTRVIN; this is encoded by the coding sequence ATGTGGTATTTCGCTTGGATCCTCGGGGTCAGCCTGGCTTGCGCCTTCGGCATCCTCAACGCGATGTGGTTTGAGCTGCGCGAGGACCGTCGGGTTGCGCGCGAAGAGGGCAGGGAGCCGACGCGCGTCATCAACTGA
- the cydB gene encoding cytochrome d ubiquinol oxidase subunit II produces the protein MSTIPLDYETLRLIWWLLLGVLLIGFAIMGGRDLGVGTLLPFVARTDDERRVLLNLVGPTWEGNQVWLILGGGAIFAAFPPLYAVSFSGFYLAMMVILLALILRPVGFKFRGKVNDPRWRQTWDWALFVGGIVPSLIMGVAVGNVLLGAPFHFDNSMRIFYTGNFFQLLMPFALLAGLVSVGMIATLGATLIVGRTEGVMAERARRFGTWTGLATIVLFVLGGFWVSTMNGYVVTNVIDPNAPINPLSKTVELVQGGWLSNYATYPWMIAAPVIGLLGMVVAVLGLRSGWKWTAYLAAGAGIFGIVATAGLSIFPFFLPSSTMPEAGLTLWDASSSHLTLFIMLLATIVFLPIILLYTAWVFRVMRGTVSTESLNKNPNAY, from the coding sequence GTGAGCACCATTCCCCTCGACTATGAAACGCTCCGGCTGATCTGGTGGCTTCTGCTCGGCGTCCTGCTGATCGGCTTCGCCATCATGGGTGGTCGCGACCTCGGCGTGGGAACGCTTCTGCCTTTCGTCGCCCGCACTGACGACGAACGGCGCGTGCTGCTCAACCTTGTCGGCCCGACCTGGGAAGGAAACCAGGTCTGGTTGATCCTTGGCGGCGGCGCCATCTTTGCCGCCTTCCCACCGCTTTATGCCGTCAGCTTCTCCGGCTTCTACCTCGCCATGATGGTCATTCTCCTGGCGCTGATCCTGCGGCCCGTGGGCTTCAAGTTCCGCGGCAAGGTCAATGATCCACGCTGGCGCCAGACCTGGGACTGGGCCCTGTTCGTCGGCGGCATTGTGCCCTCGCTGATCATGGGCGTCGCCGTGGGCAATGTGCTGCTGGGTGCGCCGTTCCACTTCGACAACTCGATGCGCATCTTCTACACCGGCAACTTCTTCCAGCTGCTGATGCCGTTTGCCCTGCTGGCCGGCCTCGTCAGTGTCGGCATGATCGCAACGCTCGGCGCAACGCTGATCGTGGGTCGTACCGAAGGCGTGATGGCCGAGCGGGCCCGTCGCTTCGGTACCTGGACTGGTCTTGCCACCATCGTGCTCTTTGTCCTCGGCGGCTTCTGGGTCTCGACGATGAACGGCTATGTGGTGACCAACGTCATCGATCCGAACGCTCCGATCAATCCGCTGTCAAAGACCGTGGAACTGGTGCAGGGCGGTTGGCTGAGCAATTACGCCACCTATCCCTGGATGATCGCCGCGCCGGTGATCGGCCTCCTTGGGATGGTTGTCGCCGTGCTTGGTCTGCGCTCGGGCTGGAAGTGGACCGCCTATCTGGCGGCCGGTGCCGGCATCTTCGGCATTGTCGCCACGGCGGGCCTGTCGATCTTCCCGTTCTTCCTGCCGTCCTCGACCATGCCGGAAGCCGGGCTGACGCTTTGGGATGCCTCCTCGAGCCACCTGACACTGTTCATCATGCTGCTGGCAACGATCGTCTTCCTGCCGATCATCCTGCTCTACACCGCCTGGGTGTTCCGGGTGATGCGCGGCACGGTGTCGACCGAGAGCCTCAACAAGAACCCCAACGCGTATTAA